A genomic segment from Streptosporangium roseum DSM 43021 encodes:
- a CDS encoding glycosyltransferase 87 family protein, whose amino-acid sequence MTTGEATTTERPLWGWPLALLLIAVAVAPLVFQWLGNVDDQRLVDLDVYRTGGQAILEGRPVYDFVTPAPQLLPFTYPPIAALLATPLAAMSWPAAQWAWTALVFVTLAVSVGYGFRALLGHAVPYRAVLGRALGRRVARDRDAPGRAGGPGLPMAFALLMVACTYLMPVRDQVRFGQVDILLVALCLADCVARRPVWPRGMLIGLATAVKLTPGVFLIYLLITGFGPGARPEQRRTFFMAAFTAALLTLLPFLVIPADAAEFWFHALLDPERLGANAATTNQSMRGMLIRLYLPEWLTSLLWLALVAVVAWYGFRHARRALLDGHPVTGVALVGLMAVLLSPVAWIHHLAWVVVVLGALAGDGRDPVRVRVAAGVWLYYVVPIPWWGVTIKAAEIPVLSPVLGKIVQNGFGLGALALVWLLGVWLPRRREVFRTLP is encoded by the coding sequence GTGACGACTGGCGAGGCGACCACGACGGAGCGGCCCCTGTGGGGGTGGCCGCTCGCACTGCTGCTCATCGCGGTGGCGGTGGCCCCGCTGGTGTTCCAGTGGCTCGGCAACGTCGACGACCAGCGCCTGGTCGACCTGGATGTGTACCGTACCGGCGGCCAGGCGATCCTGGAGGGGCGGCCGGTCTACGACTTCGTCACGCCCGCGCCGCAGCTTCTGCCGTTCACCTACCCGCCGATCGCGGCGCTGCTGGCCACCCCGCTGGCCGCGATGTCCTGGCCCGCGGCGCAGTGGGCGTGGACGGCCCTCGTCTTCGTGACGCTGGCGGTCAGCGTCGGATACGGCTTCCGCGCCCTGCTGGGCCACGCCGTGCCGTACCGGGCGGTGCTGGGCCGCGCGCTGGGCCGGAGGGTGGCGCGGGACCGGGACGCGCCGGGCAGGGCGGGCGGCCCCGGCCTTCCGATGGCCTTCGCGCTCCTGATGGTCGCCTGCACCTACCTGATGCCGGTCAGGGACCAGGTCCGCTTCGGCCAGGTGGACATCCTGCTGGTCGCGCTCTGCCTGGCCGACTGCGTGGCCCGGCGTCCCGTGTGGCCGCGCGGCATGCTGATCGGCCTGGCCACCGCCGTCAAGCTCACCCCCGGCGTGTTCCTGATCTACCTGCTCATCACCGGCTTCGGCCCGGGCGCGCGGCCGGAGCAGCGCAGGACCTTCTTCATGGCCGCCTTCACCGCCGCGCTGCTCACCCTGCTGCCCTTCCTGGTGATCCCCGCCGACGCCGCCGAGTTCTGGTTCCACGCGCTGCTCGATCCCGAACGGCTCGGCGCCAACGCGGCGACCACCAACCAGTCGATGCGCGGCATGCTCATCCGGCTCTACCTGCCCGAATGGCTGACCAGCCTGCTCTGGCTGGCGCTGGTCGCGGTGGTCGCCTGGTACGGCTTCCGCCACGCGCGCAGGGCGCTGCTCGACGGGCACCCGGTGACCGGTGTCGCGCTGGTCGGCCTGATGGCCGTGCTGCTGTCGCCGGTGGCCTGGATCCACCACCTGGCCTGGGTGGTCGTGGTCCTCGGCGCGCTGGCCGGCGACGGGCGCGACCCGGTGCGGGTCCGGGTGGCGGCCGGTGTCTGGCTCTACTACGTGGTGCCGATCCCCTGGTGGGGGGTGACGATCAAGGCGGCGGAGATCCCGGTGCTCAGCCCGGTGCTGGGCAAGATCGTCCAGAACGGGTTCGGGCTGGGCGCGCTGGCGCTGGTCTGGCTGCTCGGGGTGTGGCTGCCGAGACGGCGAGAGGTTTTCCGGACACTCCCCTGA
- a CDS encoding DUF4446 family protein produces MFVTVGIVVGVVAGVAGVVIGALALWQTRGAVGDRSRMQAVEGAGSPGDLRAIRDVAVFRYDAVEEMTGQLSFSVALMNGLGDGIVLTSINGHSEARTYVRPLRGGKGRQPLSPEEEHAVRAARLGLGPEAEPHFGRE; encoded by the coding sequence GTGTTCGTTACCGTGGGGATCGTCGTGGGTGTCGTGGCCGGGGTCGCCGGCGTCGTGATCGGTGCTCTGGCGCTGTGGCAGACGCGCGGCGCGGTGGGAGACCGCAGCCGGATGCAGGCCGTCGAGGGCGCGGGGAGCCCCGGAGACCTCAGGGCGATCAGGGACGTGGCGGTGTTCCGCTACGACGCGGTGGAGGAGATGACCGGGCAGCTCTCCTTCTCGGTCGCGCTGATGAACGGGCTCGGCGACGGGATCGTCCTGACCTCGATCAACGGCCACTCGGAGGCCCGGACCTACGTGCGGCCGCTCCGCGGCGGCAAGGGCCGCCAGCCCCTGTCCCCGGAGGAGGAGCACGCGGTGCGCGCCGCCAGGCTCGGCCTCGGCCCCGAAGCGGAGCCCCACTTCGGCAGGGAGTGA
- the pheA gene encoding prephenate dehydratase translates to MPKLAYLGPEGTFTEEALRILAPQAERLPRANVSAALDAARRGEADGAVVPLENSLEGAITTTLDEFAWGGPLLITAELLLPVEFSLLARPGTRIGRIKRVFTHPAAITQCRTFIARELPDAVVVAAPSTAAAAQEVALPGSPYDAAIAARIAGEHYGLVELATGIGDRSDTVTRFVRVSRPGPLPEPTGSDRTTLVAFLTDDHPGALLEMLTEFSVRGVNLTRIESRPTGDGIGRYFFHFDFEGHVADARVGEAISGLHRICADVRFLGSYPRADGLSPQVKRGTANGDFTEATGWLSRIRTGQV, encoded by the coding sequence ATGCCCAAACTCGCCTATCTGGGACCGGAGGGCACCTTCACCGAAGAGGCCCTGCGGATCCTGGCACCGCAAGCCGAGCGCCTGCCGCGCGCGAACGTCAGCGCGGCGCTGGACGCCGCCCGGCGAGGTGAGGCCGACGGCGCCGTCGTGCCCCTGGAAAACTCGCTCGAAGGCGCCATCACCACGACCCTGGACGAGTTCGCCTGGGGAGGGCCGCTGCTCATCACCGCCGAGCTGCTGCTCCCCGTCGAGTTCTCGCTCCTGGCGCGGCCCGGCACCCGGATCGGCCGCATCAAGCGGGTCTTCACCCATCCGGCGGCCATCACCCAGTGCCGCACCTTCATCGCCCGCGAGCTGCCCGACGCCGTGGTGGTCGCGGCCCCGTCGACCGCGGCGGCCGCCCAGGAGGTCGCCCTCCCCGGCTCGCCGTACGACGCCGCCATCGCCGCGCGCATCGCCGGAGAGCACTACGGGCTGGTCGAGCTGGCTACCGGCATCGGTGACCGCTCCGACACCGTGACCCGGTTCGTCCGCGTGTCCCGCCCCGGTCCGCTGCCCGAGCCCACCGGCTCCGACCGCACCACCCTGGTCGCCTTCCTCACCGACGACCACCCGGGCGCGCTGCTGGAGATGCTCACCGAGTTCTCCGTGCGCGGGGTCAACCTGACCCGCATCGAGTCGCGGCCCACCGGTGACGGGATCGGCCGTTATTTCTTCCACTTCGACTTCGAGGGCCATGTGGCGGACGCCAGGGTCGGCGAGGCGATCTCCGGTCTCCACCGGATCTGCGCCGACGTGCGCTTCCTCGGCAGCTACCCGCGCGCCGACGGCCTTTCGCCGCAGGTCAAGCGCGGTACGGCCAACGGCGACTTCACCGAGGCCACGGGCTGGCTCTCCAGGATCCGCACCGGCCAGGTCTGA
- the serS gene encoding serine--tRNA ligase, which translates to MIDLRTLREDPDRLRASQRARGEDDSVVETLLDLDSRRRGALSRFETLRAEQKSIGKTVSRASGDEKAALLDRAKDLAAQVKSAESEAEKLAGELDNLLYTVPNLVEEGAPAGGEDDFVLIEEVGEKPSFDFEPKDHLELGELLGAIDMERGAKVSGSRFFFLRGVGARLQLGLLNMAMQQAIEAGFIPMIPPVLVKPESMKGTGFLGEHASEVYHLPEDDLFLVGTSEVPMAAYHADEILDGGSLPYRYAGWSTCFRREAGSYGKDTRGIIRVHQFDKVEMFSYTRPEDAHEEHLRLLDWEKEMLAKVELPYRVIDIAGGDLGVSAARKFDCEAWLPTQGQYREVTSTSNCTGFQARRLAVRYRDKDGKPQHVATLNGTLATTRWIAAILENHQQADGSVVVPKALRPYVGLDVLEPVK; encoded by the coding sequence GTGATTGACCTGCGTACCCTTCGTGAGGATCCCGACCGGCTACGGGCGTCGCAGCGTGCCCGCGGTGAGGACGACTCCGTCGTCGAAACGCTGCTCGACCTCGACAGCCGCCGGCGCGGCGCGCTGAGCCGGTTCGAGACGCTGCGCGCCGAGCAGAAGAGCATCGGAAAGACGGTCTCCCGTGCCTCCGGGGACGAGAAGGCCGCCCTCCTCGACCGGGCCAAGGATCTCGCGGCGCAGGTCAAGTCGGCCGAGAGCGAGGCCGAGAAGCTCGCCGGGGAGCTCGACAACCTGCTCTACACGGTGCCCAACCTCGTGGAGGAGGGGGCTCCGGCCGGCGGCGAGGACGACTTCGTGCTGATCGAGGAGGTCGGCGAGAAGCCGTCCTTCGACTTCGAGCCCAAGGATCACCTGGAGCTCGGCGAGCTGCTCGGCGCGATCGACATGGAGCGCGGCGCGAAGGTCTCCGGCTCGCGGTTCTTCTTCCTCAGGGGCGTCGGCGCGCGGCTCCAGCTCGGCCTGCTCAACATGGCCATGCAGCAGGCGATCGAGGCGGGCTTCATCCCGATGATCCCCCCGGTGCTGGTCAAGCCCGAGTCGATGAAGGGCACCGGCTTCCTCGGCGAGCACGCCAGCGAGGTCTACCACCTGCCCGAGGACGACCTGTTCCTGGTCGGGACGAGCGAGGTGCCGATGGCGGCCTACCACGCCGACGAGATCCTCGACGGCGGCTCGCTGCCGTACCGCTACGCCGGATGGTCCACCTGCTTCCGCCGCGAGGCCGGCTCGTACGGCAAGGACACCCGGGGCATCATCCGGGTCCACCAGTTCGACAAGGTGGAGATGTTCTCCTACACCCGCCCCGAGGACGCGCACGAGGAGCACCTGCGCCTGCTCGACTGGGAGAAGGAGATGCTCGCCAAGGTCGAGCTGCCCTACCGGGTGATCGACATCGCGGGCGGCGACCTGGGCGTCTCGGCGGCCCGCAAGTTCGACTGCGAGGCGTGGCTGCCCACCCAGGGCCAGTACCGCGAGGTCACCTCGACCTCCAACTGCACCGGCTTCCAGGCCCGCCGCCTCGCCGTGCGCTATCGCGACAAGGACGGCAAGCCCCAGCACGTGGCCACGCTGAACGGCACCCTGGCCACCACCCGCTGGATCGCCGCCATCCTGGAGAACCACCAGCAGGCCGACGGCTCCGTCGTGGTCCCCAAGGCCCTGCGCCCCTACGTCGGCCTCGACGTCCTCGAACCCGTCAAGTAA
- a CDS encoding cold-shock protein yields MAQGTVKWFNAEKGFGFIAPDGGAPDVFVHFSEIQGNGYRSLEDGQRVEFEITQGQKGPQASQVRAV; encoded by the coding sequence ATGGCTCAGGGAACCGTCAAGTGGTTCAACGCTGAAAAGGGCTTCGGCTTCATCGCACCGGACGGCGGTGCACCGGATGTGTTCGTGCACTTCTCCGAGATCCAGGGCAATGGCTACCGTAGCCTCGAAGACGGCCAGCGGGTCGAATTCGAGATCACGCAGGGCCAGAAGGGCCCGCAGGCCTCGCAGGTCCGCGCCGTCTGA
- a CDS encoding HAD family hydrolase: protein MGSPRLVATDLDGTALRSDGTVSPRTAAAFARVERAGATLVFVTGRPPRWMHAVAGAVRHRGLAICANGALVYDLHTEQIVKSHLIASDVLEEVVRRLREKVPELAFSVEYEGGFAHESDFRLGRWDGKAVAGLRVGTSTLTSRPCAKLLALHPRMDPDALQETVCELVGDLVTPTHSSGRALIEMSAHGVTKASALATLAEGHAITSADVIAFGDMPNDLPMLRWAGTSYAVANAHAEVLAAVDHVTAANNDDGVARVLEDLYR from the coding sequence ATGGGAAGCCCCCGGCTCGTCGCCACCGACCTCGACGGCACCGCCCTGCGCTCGGACGGAACCGTCTCCCCCCGTACTGCGGCCGCCTTCGCCCGCGTGGAGAGAGCCGGGGCCACGCTGGTCTTCGTGACCGGCCGGCCGCCCCGGTGGATGCACGCGGTCGCGGGAGCCGTACGTCACAGAGGGCTGGCCATATGCGCCAACGGCGCCCTTGTCTACGACCTGCACACCGAGCAGATCGTCAAATCACACCTCATCGCCTCAGATGTCCTTGAAGAGGTCGTGAGACGGCTCCGCGAAAAGGTGCCCGAGCTGGCGTTCTCCGTGGAATACGAAGGTGGATTCGCCCACGAATCGGACTTCCGTCTCGGTCGTTGGGACGGCAAGGCGGTCGCCGGGCTCCGCGTCGGGACGTCCACGCTCACCTCGCGGCCGTGTGCCAAACTCCTGGCCCTGCACCCCCGGATGGACCCCGACGCCCTTCAGGAGACGGTCTGCGAGCTGGTCGGCGACCTGGTCACGCCCACCCACTCCAGCGGCCGCGCCCTGATCGAGATGAGCGCCCACGGTGTGACGAAGGCCTCGGCTCTGGCCACGCTCGCCGAGGGACACGCGATCACGTCGGCCGACGTGATCGCGTTCGGGGACATGCCCAACGACCTGCCGATGCTGCGGTGGGCGGGCACTTCCTACGCGGTCGCCAACGCCCACGCCGAGGTGCTGGCCGCGGTCGATCACGTGACCGCGGCCAACAACGACGACGGGGTCGCCAGAGTCCTTGAGGACCTCTACAGGTAG
- a CDS encoding bacterial proteasome activator family protein codes for MNAEESTPHIVVMGPQGAQAEEDGEGRSITDLVEQPAKVMRIGSMIRQLLEEVRAAPLDEASRKRLKEIHQSSIKELEDGLAPELVDELERLSLPFTEDDNGTPPSEAELRVAHAQLVGWLEGLFHGIQTTLFAQQMAARAQLENMRKALPSGISLPQEGHQGSSGPYL; via the coding sequence ATGAACGCTGAGGAGAGCACTCCGCACATAGTGGTCATGGGTCCCCAGGGTGCCCAGGCCGAGGAGGACGGCGAGGGACGGTCGATCACCGATCTGGTCGAGCAGCCCGCCAAGGTGATGCGGATCGGCAGCATGATCCGCCAGCTCCTCGAAGAGGTCCGGGCGGCCCCGCTGGACGAGGCCAGTCGCAAGCGGCTCAAGGAGATCCACCAGAGCTCCATCAAGGAGCTCGAAGACGGTCTGGCGCCCGAGCTGGTCGACGAGCTGGAGCGTCTGTCGCTGCCGTTCACCGAGGACGACAACGGCACCCCGCCGAGCGAGGCGGAGCTCCGGGTCGCCCACGCGCAGCTGGTCGGCTGGCTTGAGGGCCTGTTCCACGGGATACAGACCACCCTCTTCGCCCAGCAGATGGCGGCCCGCGCCCAGCTGGAGAACATGCGCAAGGCGCTGCCCAGCGGCATCTCCCTCCCGCAGGAAGGCCACCAGGGCAGCTCGGGCCCCTACCTGTAG
- a CDS encoding NAD(P)H-quinone oxidoreductase: MHAIVIDKPGGPEVLTWREVPEPRPGPGDVLIDVAASAVNRADVMQRQGLYGPPPGAPPYPGLECSGVVAEVGSDVEDFKPGDRVSALLAGGGYAERVAVPWQQVMRVPEGVDLVEAAALPEVACTVWSNVFMTARLRKGETLLVHGGASGIGTLAVQLAKAFGSHVVVTAGSAEKIARCVELGADEGINYREEDFAERVRADVILDIVGGRYLPGNVKALKTGGRLVVIGMQGGSKGELDLGALLVKRASVHGTTLRSRPVDEKGVIVRGVVENVWPLVEAGAIRPVIHARVPMSDAAQAHRILESGDHVGKILLVS, from the coding sequence ATGCACGCCATCGTGATCGATAAACCTGGTGGACCTGAGGTGCTGACCTGGCGGGAGGTCCCCGAACCCCGCCCCGGACCGGGCGACGTCCTCATCGACGTGGCCGCCTCGGCGGTCAACCGGGCCGATGTGATGCAGAGGCAGGGGCTGTACGGCCCGCCTCCGGGCGCCCCGCCGTACCCGGGGCTGGAGTGCTCCGGCGTGGTCGCCGAGGTGGGCTCGGACGTCGAGGACTTCAAGCCGGGCGACCGGGTGTCCGCGCTGCTCGCCGGAGGCGGCTACGCGGAGCGGGTCGCGGTGCCCTGGCAGCAGGTCATGCGCGTGCCCGAGGGCGTGGACCTGGTCGAGGCGGCCGCCCTGCCCGAGGTGGCGTGCACGGTCTGGTCCAACGTGTTCATGACCGCGCGCCTGAGGAAGGGCGAGACGCTTCTCGTTCACGGCGGCGCCAGCGGGATCGGCACGCTGGCCGTACAGCTCGCCAAGGCGTTCGGCTCGCACGTGGTCGTCACCGCCGGGTCTGCCGAGAAGATCGCCCGCTGTGTGGAGCTCGGCGCCGACGAGGGGATCAACTACCGCGAGGAGGACTTCGCGGAGAGGGTCCGGGCCGATGTGATCCTCGACATCGTCGGCGGGAGATACCTTCCCGGGAACGTGAAGGCTCTCAAGACCGGCGGCCGGCTGGTCGTGATCGGGATGCAGGGCGGCTCGAAGGGCGAGCTGGACCTGGGTGCGCTCCTTGTCAAACGGGCCTCCGTGCACGGCACCACGCTACGCTCGCGCCCGGTCGACGAGAAGGGGGTCATCGTGCGCGGTGTCGTCGAAAACGTCTGGCCCCTGGTCGAGGCGGGGGCGATCCGGCCGGTGATCCACGCCCGGGTGCCGATGAGCGACGCCGCCCAGGCGCACAGGATCCTGGAGTCCGGAGACCACGTCGGGAAAATCCTGCTAGTAAGTTGA
- a CDS encoding AAA family ATPase → MARHDREESLEEQLAWLDAIKEQEETPPVTVKSAAMDTVDDAAISPYPKDPWSSVPSEPDVASSPLFRTAVDSAYDPAGAPVTMADPPAEEADAADWMAAGDTVRAFTLPSVTAPPSQDNDGFLAPLKPLPRQEQDEGGGHTTGEFTGPEARAPRAESEPRQEPSRGLFEQPRRPDEPAESFTFLPDEPAGPTLEPFKPPAPEPEGFAFGGTGSDRDGFTLPNAGVERDAFAFGGADRDRFALPNAGSDRDAFTFGGADRDRFALPNAGAEREVSVFGGTEQRDDRSGSAERDDPRSGSAEQHEDRPVSGAEQDAPRSGAESPEDRSASAGAEQDRDQPVFKAGAEHDRDRQAFKAGAEHDRDRDRPVFKAEPFTGGDFLRPAPERSDPEVAEPFRVPESFGADRPNQATPPERAPGSFGSDSSGSPGFARDWDRPFGPDRDAPSTPAGKTAFTPEGETASASGRDTSPASGRGAAFTSERDRPFTPDRDAPSASGRETAFTSERETPFTAERDRPFASGRDTPSASGRETAFTSERDRPFAADRDTPSASGGDTAEPAREPYQARRRQSVPPPAFSAPSRQQVPGAPRPSADSLDPESLLRGRRNGPAGGWRKLIYKASAGLIKPGESPEVRRRRELVGRARTPVATGHHRVAVLSLKGGVGKTTTTVGLGATLAQVRGDRVIAVDANPDRGTLSDKLELETSATVRDLLNERQQIKRYVDIRAFTSQAPSRLEILASDRDPSVSEAFSSSDYQSVAQVLENFYSICITDCGTGLLHSAMSGVLGLADQLVLVSSPSVDGARAASATLDWLEAHHYEELVRSATVVLCSVRPRSKSTVDLDRLEAHFAARCRAVIRIPYDPHLEEGAEIDLERLQSTTRESYLRLAASVGDGFAGTQL, encoded by the coding sequence GTGGCGAGACACGATCGTGAGGAGTCTCTTGAGGAGCAGCTCGCCTGGCTCGACGCTATCAAGGAGCAGGAGGAGACGCCTCCCGTCACGGTGAAGAGCGCCGCGATGGACACGGTGGACGACGCCGCCATCTCGCCATACCCGAAGGACCCGTGGAGTTCGGTGCCGTCGGAGCCCGACGTGGCCTCGTCGCCGCTGTTCCGCACGGCCGTCGACTCGGCGTACGACCCCGCGGGCGCGCCCGTGACCATGGCGGACCCGCCGGCCGAGGAAGCCGACGCGGCCGACTGGATGGCGGCGGGCGACACGGTGAGAGCCTTCACCCTGCCCTCCGTCACGGCGCCCCCGAGCCAGGACAACGACGGCTTCCTGGCCCCGCTCAAGCCCCTGCCCCGCCAGGAGCAGGACGAGGGCGGCGGCCACACCACGGGCGAGTTCACCGGTCCCGAGGCCCGTGCGCCGCGCGCCGAGTCCGAGCCCCGGCAGGAGCCCTCTCGCGGCCTGTTCGAGCAGCCCCGCCGCCCGGATGAGCCGGCGGAGTCCTTCACGTTCCTCCCCGACGAGCCCGCCGGTCCCACCCTCGAACCGTTCAAGCCCCCGGCCCCGGAACCCGAGGGGTTCGCCTTCGGCGGCACGGGCTCCGACCGCGACGGGTTCACGCTGCCGAACGCCGGGGTCGAGCGTGACGCGTTCGCCTTCGGCGGTGCCGACCGTGACCGGTTCGCGCTGCCGAACGCCGGCTCTGACCGTGACGCGTTCACTTTCGGCGGTGCCGACCGTGACCGGTTCGCGCTGCCGAACGCCGGGGCCGAGCGTGAGGTGTCCGTCTTCGGAGGCACCGAGCAGCGCGACGACCGGTCCGGTTCCGCCGAGCGAGACGATCCCCGCTCCGGCAGTGCGGAACAGCACGAGGACCGGCCCGTTTCCGGCGCCGAGCAGGATGCCCCCCGCTCCGGCGCCGAGTCGCCCGAGGACCGGTCCGCCTCCGCCGGCGCCGAGCAGGACCGTGACCAGCCGGTCTTCAAGGCCGGTGCCGAGCACGACCGCGACCGGCAGGCTTTCAAGGCCGGTGCCGAGCACGATCGCGACCGCGACCGGCCGGTCTTCAAGGCCGAACCGTTCACCGGTGGCGATTTCCTCCGGCCGGCTCCGGAGCGCTCCGACCCCGAGGTCGCCGAGCCGTTCCGGGTGCCCGAGTCCTTCGGCGCCGACCGCCCGAACCAGGCCACGCCGCCGGAACGGGCCCCCGGCTCGTTCGGCTCGGACTCCTCCGGCTCCCCGGGCTTCGCACGTGACTGGGACAGGCCCTTCGGCCCGGACCGGGACGCGCCTTCCACGCCGGCCGGGAAGACGGCCTTCACGCCCGAGGGGGAGACGGCCTCCGCGTCCGGCCGGGACACGTCCCCGGCTTCCGGCAGGGGCGCCGCCTTCACGTCCGAGCGGGACAGGCCCTTCACGCCGGACCGGGACGCGCCTTCCGCGTCGGGCAGGGAGACGGCCTTCACGTCCGAGCGGGAGACGCCGTTCACCGCCGAGCGGGACAGGCCTTTCGCGTCCGGCCGGGACACGCCTTCCGCATCGGGCAGGGAGACGGCCTTCACGTCCGAGCGGGACAGGCCCTTCGCCGCCGACCGGGACACGCCTTCCGCGTCAGGCGGGGATACGGCCGAGCCGGCGCGGGAGCCGTACCAGGCACGCCGACGCCAGTCGGTCCCACCACCCGCCTTCAGCGCTCCCTCCCGGCAGCAGGTGCCGGGCGCCCCCAGGCCGTCGGCCGACAGCCTGGATCCCGAATCGCTGCTCAGGGGCCGCCGCAACGGCCCCGCAGGCGGCTGGCGCAAACTGATCTACAAGGCGTCAGCAGGCTTGATCAAGCCTGGTGAGTCCCCCGAGGTCCGCCGCCGCCGTGAACTGGTCGGCCGTGCCCGCACCCCCGTCGCCACGGGTCACCATCGGGTCGCCGTACTGAGCCTCAAGGGCGGTGTCGGAAAGACCACCACCACGGTCGGCCTCGGCGCCACCCTCGCCCAGGTCCGCGGAGACCGGGTCATCGCGGTCGACGCCAACCCCGATCGCGGCACCCTGTCGGACAAGCTGGAGCTCGAAACCTCCGCCACCGTCCGCGACCTGCTCAACGAGCGCCAGCAGATCAAGCGCTATGTCGACATCCGGGCCTTCACCTCACAGGCCCCGTCCCGCCTGGAGATCCTCGCCTCCGACCGCGACCCGTCGGTATCGGAGGCCTTCAGCTCATCCGACTACCAGTCGGTGGCCCAGGTCCTGGAGAACTTCTACTCGATCTGTATCACCGACTGCGGCACCGGCCTGCTCCACTCGGCCATGTCCGGCGTTCTCGGCCTGGCCGACCAGCTCGTCCTGGTCAGTTCCCCGTCCGTGGACGGCGCCCGCGCCGCCTCGGCCACCCTGGACTGGCTGGAGGCCCACCACTACGAGGAACTGGTCCGCTCCGCCACGGTGGTGCTGTGCAGCGTCCGCCCCCGTTCGAAGTCCACCGTGGACCTCGACCGCCTGGAGGCCCACTTCGCGGCCCGGTGCCGTGCCGTGATCCGCATCCCATACGACCCCCATCTCGAAGAGGGCGCGGAGATCGACCTGGAGAGGCTGCAGTCCACCACCCGCGAGTCCTACCTCCGCCTGGCGGCCTCGGTAGGCGACGGCTTCGCCGGCACGCAACTCTGA
- a CDS encoding tyrosine-type recombinase/integrase produces MNTSYDVKFWEIRRNASSKTPSYVIRWKVGGREKSKTLRTKALAESFLSDLRQAAKRGEAFDLETGLPLSLLAVKSAVTWFSFAMAYVDMKWPHAAAKTRDSLTDALATITPALVNEDVPDKPDVLVLREALRQFAFPPAARRFPRSEEIRSALVWLERHSLRVTDLAKVRNVRLGLDALTLRLDGGAAAATTIARKRSVFYNALQYAVDLEELPSNPIDKVKAWKPPKVREVVDRRVVVNPTQARELLTAVTYVGRLNRGRHLRGFFACLYFAGLRPAEALGLRQEDCHLPVTGWGRLILAKSKPQTNKKWTDSGEAHDDRGLKHRAEDEGRPVPIPPELVAILREHIDEFGVHEDGRLFRTSRGGVISIGTYCEAWKAARAFALTPEQQASPLAARPYDLRHAAVSLWLNAGVAAPDVAERAGHGVDVLLKVYAKCIDGGTEVANRRIDGALVA; encoded by the coding sequence GTGAACACCTCCTATGACGTGAAGTTCTGGGAGATCCGCCGGAATGCGTCCAGTAAGACACCGTCTTATGTCATTCGCTGGAAAGTCGGCGGGCGGGAGAAGTCCAAGACCTTGCGAACGAAGGCGCTCGCCGAGAGCTTCTTGTCGGACCTGCGGCAGGCGGCCAAGCGAGGTGAGGCGTTCGACCTGGAGACCGGGCTCCCCCTGTCTCTGCTGGCTGTCAAAAGTGCTGTGACATGGTTCAGCTTCGCCATGGCGTATGTGGACATGAAATGGCCTCACGCGGCGGCCAAGACTCGTGACAGTCTCACCGATGCTCTGGCGACCATTACTCCTGCTCTCGTCAATGAGGACGTCCCGGACAAGCCTGATGTCCTGGTCCTGCGGGAGGCTCTTCGGCAGTTCGCCTTTCCCCCGGCCGCTCGGCGGTTTCCTCGCTCGGAGGAGATCCGCTCGGCTCTCGTCTGGCTCGAACGCCACTCTCTCCGGGTGACCGATCTGGCCAAAGTCCGGAACGTGCGGCTCGGCCTCGACGCGCTGACACTCCGGCTCGACGGCGGGGCCGCGGCGGCGACCACGATCGCGCGTAAGCGGTCGGTCTTCTACAACGCCCTGCAGTACGCGGTGGACTTGGAGGAGTTACCCTCCAACCCGATCGACAAGGTGAAGGCATGGAAGCCTCCGAAGGTCCGGGAGGTTGTGGACCGGCGCGTAGTGGTCAATCCGACCCAGGCGCGAGAGTTGCTCACCGCAGTTACCTATGTGGGCCGTCTCAACCGAGGTCGGCACCTGCGGGGCTTCTTCGCCTGCCTCTACTTCGCTGGTCTCCGCCCGGCTGAGGCGCTCGGGCTCCGCCAAGAGGACTGCCATCTTCCGGTTACCGGGTGGGGCCGGCTGATCCTGGCCAAGTCCAAGCCGCAGACCAACAAGAAGTGGACCGACAGCGGGGAAGCCCACGACGATCGGGGACTCAAGCATCGTGCCGAGGACGAGGGCCGTCCGGTGCCGATCCCGCCGGAGCTGGTGGCGATCCTGCGGGAGCACATCGACGAGTTCGGTGTCCACGAGGACGGGCGGCTGTTCCGGACCTCACGCGGGGGTGTGATCTCCATCGGGACCTACTGCGAGGCATGGAAGGCGGCGCGGGCCTTCGCCCTTACTCCCGAACAACAGGCATCCCCGTTGGCGGCACGGCCGTACGACCTGCGGCACGCGGCTGTCTCCCTCTGGCTCAACGCGGGCGTTGCCGCTCCCGACGTGGCCGAGCGGGCAGGCCATGGGGTGGACGTACTGCTCAAGGTCTACGCCAAGTGCATCGACGGTGGTACGGAGGTCGCCAACCGCAGGATCGACGGTGCACTGGTCGCATGA
- a CDS encoding helix-turn-helix transcriptional regulator: MTVPEILDELGGVSRRTFYRWREIGHAPQGLKLPNGEIRIYRSEFTAWLETLREAA, translated from the coding sequence ATGACCGTTCCGGAGATCCTCGACGAGCTCGGCGGAGTGTCCCGGCGTACCTTCTACCGCTGGCGGGAGATCGGCCACGCGCCCCAGGGCCTCAAGCTCCCGAACGGCGAGATTCGCATCTACCGCAGCGAGTTCACCGCCTGGCTTGAGACCCTCCGGGAGGCGGCGTGA